From Acidovorax sp. 1608163:
CCAGCCCGCCGCTGGCGGTGGTGCGCCCTGCCGACACGGCGGGCGTGGCAACCGCTTTGCGCATCTGCCACGCCCACGGCGTGCCTGTGGTGCCCCAGGGCGGAATGACCGGGCTGTGCGGTGGTGCCCGTGCAGCGCCTGGCCAGGTGGCTTTGTCCTTGGAGCGCCTCGTCGGCATAGAGGAGCTGGATGCCGCTGCAGCCACCATGACGGTGCTGGCAGGGACGCCGCTGGAAGCCATTCAGCAGGCCGCCACCGCTGCCGGATTTTTCTGCCCGCTGGACCTGGGGGCACGCGGCTCGTGTGCCATTGGCGGCAACCTGGCCACCAATGCGGGGGGCAACCGGGTGATCCGCTACGGCATGGCCCGCGAGATGGTGCTGGGCATTGAAGTGGTGCTGCCCGACGGCACCGTGGTGACCTGCCTCAACAAGATGATCAAGAACAATGCGGGGTTTGACCTCAAACACCTGTTCATCGGCAGCGAGGGCACGCTGGGCATCATTACCCGCGTGGTGCTCAAGCTGTTTCCACAGCCTGCCTCGACCATGGTGGCCGTCTGCGCGCTGCGCAGCTATGCCGATGTGCTGGCGCTGCTGAACTCCGCCCGCCAGAACCTGGGGCCACTGCTATCGGCCTTTGAGGTCATGTGGCCTGACTACTGGCAATTTGCCATGCGCCACGCGCCTGGGGTGCGCAACCCGTTCCCAGGAGACGAGACCAACTACGGGGCCTATGTGCTGGTGGAAGCCCTGGGCACCGACCCGGTGCAAGACGCGCCACGCTTTGAGCGCTGGCTGGAGGGACTGATGGAGACAGGCGCCGTGCCCAATGCTGCGTTGGCACAGTCGCTGGCCGATGGCAAGGCGTTCTGGCGCATCCGCGACGCCAGTGGCGAACTGCACCCTGTGTGGCCTCACCACCTGGCCTTTGATGTGGGGCTGCCCGTGGCACGCATGGACGAATACGCCAGCCGCTGCAGGCAAGCCCTGCAAGCGCAGTTCCCGGGGGTGCAATCGCTGTTCTATGGCCACATTGGTGACGGCAACCTGCACATCATCGTGTACCAGCCCGCAGCCGACCCACAGCCCAAAGACCAGGTCAATGCCCTGGTGTATGGCCTGGTGCGAGAGTACGGCGGCACGGTCTCTGCAGAGCATGGCATCGGCACCCTCAAACGCGAGTGGCTGGGGCACGCACGAGCCCCCGAAGAGATCGCGCTGATGCGGCTCATCAAGAACGCCATCGACCCCAAGGCGCTGCTCAACCCCGGCAAGGTTCTTTGACTCTTATCCACCGCTCGCACCACCACGCCATGACCACACTTCGACTTGCCAACAAAACCGCTTTTGTCACCGCTGCAGGCCAAGGCATAGGCCGCGCCACCGCCGTCGCTTTTGCAGCCCAGGGCGCACGCGTGATCGCCACCGATATCAATGCCCAGGCGCTCGCCACGCTCCAGGACGGCATTGGCTGCACAGTGCACACCTTGGATGTCACCGACCCACTGGCCATCGCAGCGGTGGCGCAGTCTGCGGGTCCCATCCAGGTGCTGTTCAACGGCGCCGGGTTTGTGCACGCAGGCAGCGTGCTGGACTGCACCGAAGACGAATGGGCTTTTGCGTTCGAGCTGAACGTGCGCTCGCAATTTCGCACCATCAAGGCCTTTTTGCCCGGGATGCTGGCCCAAGGTGGCGGCTCCATCATCAACGTGGCGTCGGTCGCAGGCAGCATCAAAGGGGCACCCAACCGGTTTGTCTACGGCACCACCAAGGCGGCCATCGTCGGCCTGACCAAGTCCGTGGCCGCCGACTTTGTGGCCCAAGGCATTCGCTGCAACGCCATTTGCCCAGGCACCGTGCTGTCACCCTCGCTGCAAGAGCGCATCAATGCCCAGGCCCTCGCCACAGGCCAAAGCTTGGCGCAGGTAGAGTCCGGATTTGTCGAACGCCAGCCCATGGGCCGCCTGGGGCGCGCCGAAGAAATTGCCGCGCTGGCCGTGTACCTCGCCAGCGATGAATCGTCCTTCACCACAGGCACCACCCAAATCATCGACGGCGGTTGGTCCAATTAAATGGAATTGAATTAACAAGGAGACATGGAATGAAACTATTGCGCCACGGCCCCAAGGGGCAAGAGAAGCCCGCCCTGCTGCACACCGATGGCACGGTGCGCGACCTTAGCGCCGTACTGCCGGACATCGGCCCCAGTAATTTGTCACCCACCGGCATGGCGGCGCTGGCCAGTCTGGACGCATCCACCCTGCCGGTGGTGGAGCCCGGTCGCCTGGCCGTGCCCTGGACAGGCATGCGCAAATTCATTGCCATTGGCCTGAACTATGCAGACCACGCCGCCGAGGCCAACATGCCCATCCCGCAAGAACCCATCGTTTTCACCAAAACCGTGGATTGCGCCGTGGGCTGCAACCACGCGGTGGTACTGCCGCAGGGCTCCGTCAAGACCGACTGGGAAGTGGAGCTGGGCGTCGTCATCGGCACCCGTGCGCGCTACGTGAGCGAAGCCGATGCGTTGAAGCATGTGGCGGGCTACTGCACCATCAACGATATTTCCGAGCGCGAGTACCAGCTCGAACGCGGTGGCACCTGGGACAAGGGCAAGGGCTGCGACACCTTTGGCCCCATTGGCCCTTGGTTGGTCAGCGCAGAGGAAGTTGGCGATCCGCAAAACCTGGCGATGTGGCTGGACGTGAATGGCGAGCGCCAGCAAACCGGCAGCACCCGCACCATGATTTTTACGGTGGCTCAGCTCGTCAGCTACCTCAGCCGCTTCATGACC
This genomic window contains:
- a CDS encoding FAD-binding oxidoreductase encodes the protein MATALRICHAHGVPVVPQGGMTGLCGGARAAPGQVALSLERLVGIEELDAAAATMTVLAGTPLEAIQQAATAAGFFCPLDLGARGSCAIGGNLATNAGGNRVIRYGMAREMVLGIEVVLPDGTVVTCLNKMIKNNAGFDLKHLFIGSEGTLGIITRVVLKLFPQPASTMVAVCALRSYADVLALLNSARQNLGPLLSAFEVMWPDYWQFAMRHAPGVRNPFPGDETNYGAYVLVEALGTDPVQDAPRFERWLEGLMETGAVPNAALAQSLADGKAFWRIRDASGELHPVWPHHLAFDVGLPVARMDEYASRCRQALQAQFPGVQSLFYGHIGDGNLHIIVYQPAADPQPKDQVNALVYGLVREYGGTVSAEHGIGTLKREWLGHARAPEEIALMRLIKNAIDPKALLNPGKVL
- a CDS encoding fumarylacetoacetate hydrolase family protein, which translates into the protein MKLLRHGPKGQEKPALLHTDGTVRDLSAVLPDIGPSNLSPTGMAALASLDASTLPVVEPGRLAVPWTGMRKFIAIGLNYADHAAEANMPIPQEPIVFTKTVDCAVGCNHAVVLPQGSVKTDWEVELGVVIGTRARYVSEADALKHVAGYCTINDISEREYQLERGGTWDKGKGCDTFGPIGPWLVSAEEVGDPQNLAMWLDVNGERQQTGSTRTMIFTVAQLVSYLSRFMTLEPGDLITTGTPPGVGMGKKPAPQFLKPGDVMTLGIEKLGDQRQTVFAWDPQLIDG
- a CDS encoding SDR family oxidoreductase, yielding MTTLRLANKTAFVTAAGQGIGRATAVAFAAQGARVIATDINAQALATLQDGIGCTVHTLDVTDPLAIAAVAQSAGPIQVLFNGAGFVHAGSVLDCTEDEWAFAFELNVRSQFRTIKAFLPGMLAQGGGSIINVASVAGSIKGAPNRFVYGTTKAAIVGLTKSVAADFVAQGIRCNAICPGTVLSPSLQERINAQALATGQSLAQVESGFVERQPMGRLGRAEEIAALAVYLASDESSFTTGTTQIIDGGWSN